In one window of Saprospiraceae bacterium DNA:
- a CDS encoding Fic family protein, translating into MVFTLHQLLKSQRQSLRLKIKDIASWSGIDQALVSKFENGSRLPTEDQLSLLSKAYKLEYSQLRKFYLADKVYRLLSLEVNPNEVIDLAESRIEYLLKKEQNRILTIDPEIRSQLLKLDEKRLLWKKIHTKNKIHETKIEEYFSLSYTHESNKIEGNTLTLHETMMVIKEGITISGKTMNEHLEAINHSEAIEFIKDVYLRKAPFTESVLLQIHALILRGIDRMNAGRYRNVNVRILGSAHVPSEPYLVPKLIEDYFHFYQKNVKSLHPVILAAELHERLVTIHPFIDGNGRTARLVMNLILIMNGYPLAILKGEQSARRSYFDALQRVQSEGYPGPFYLLIIDRLIATIDESIDLLTQYELGGEKNV; encoded by the coding sequence ATGGTATTTACACTCCATCAATTATTAAAATCCCAACGGCAGTCCCTTCGCCTTAAAATCAAGGACATCGCTTCATGGTCCGGTATTGATCAGGCTTTAGTGAGCAAGTTTGAAAATGGAAGCCGTTTACCAACCGAAGATCAGTTGTCATTGCTTTCCAAAGCCTATAAACTCGAATATTCCCAACTTCGCAAGTTTTATCTTGCAGATAAAGTGTATCGCTTACTTTCTCTGGAAGTAAACCCCAATGAAGTCATCGATCTTGCAGAATCCCGTATTGAGTACCTTTTAAAAAAGGAGCAGAACAGAATTCTAACCATTGACCCTGAAATTCGCAGCCAACTTCTAAAGCTGGATGAGAAACGACTATTATGGAAAAAAATACATACTAAAAATAAAATTCACGAAACCAAAATTGAAGAATACTTTTCACTGAGCTATACCCATGAATCCAATAAAATTGAAGGTAATACCCTGACCCTTCATGAAACCATGATGGTGATCAAAGAAGGAATCACCATTAGTGGAAAAACGATGAACGAACATCTTGAGGCCATTAACCACAGTGAAGCCATTGAATTCATTAAAGATGTTTATTTGCGCAAAGCTCCTTTTACTGAATCCGTGCTTTTACAAATTCATGCGTTGATTCTCCGCGGTATTGATCGCATGAATGCAGGCCGTTACAGAAATGTCAATGTGAGAATATTAGGATCTGCACATGTACCCTCTGAGCCTTACCTGGTACCCAAACTCATCGAAGACTATTTTCATTTTTACCAGAAAAATGTCAAATCACTGCATCCCGTTATTTTAGCTGCAGAATTACACGAACGACTGGTTACCATTCACCCTTTTATTGATGGCAATGGGCGCACAGCGCGTCTCGTTATGAATCTCATTCTAATAATGAATGGATATCCACTCGCCATATTAAAAGGGGAACAATCTGCAAGACGATCTTACTTTGATGCTTTACAACGCGTACAATCAGAAGGCTATCCAGGTCCATTTTATCTTTTGATCATAGACCGGCTTATAGCAACGATTGATGAATCCATTGATTTGCTTACTCAATACGAATTGGGAGGAGAAAAAAATGTGTAA
- the bamA gene encoding outer membrane protein assembly factor BamA, with protein sequence MIRSIILSILCLAISNLLFAQEQVFVPYDAKVYEITSIRVSGNEFSDGNAIINISGLKNGQKISVPGPEIPNAIKAIFKQRLFTQIDIRLEDLTGQQAALHIMVTEKPRYSSHSFKGVKKSAHDDLNIIVSNHLPKNAVFTEELKLALSESLEKFYIEKGFFDVKVGILEIPDEKKTNAVKLVIDIQKGERVKIDDITFSGNKEVSSRKLRKQLKETKRKGRIFSKSKFEEEKYKEDLELLIAYYNKEGYRNASLLGDTIWRDEKGRLRIHIDLYEGKRFYFRNIYIKGNSLYTEQHIKNVLGIQKGDVYNQELLQKRLSFSDDGRDVSSLYMDEGHLFFRAEPIETGIENDSVDITIRITEGPPATIDRVVVKGNDRTNEHVIRRELRTRPGQKFSRSDIIRSQRAIMALGYFNPETMDIGTPVNPRRGTVDIEYQVEERPSDQLELSAGWSAFGLIGTLGVVFNNFSTRNIFKKSSWSPLPQGDGQKLSLRAQTNGRYYQSYNFSFTEPWLGGKRPTSFTLGGIFSRTDNSAFSSSLDGGLSIFRLSGALGTQLKWPDDNFAVSTGLNLERIRLDNYTGFRAGSAIVNNGDFYNISLKTTFIRSTVSDPLFPRSGSRLSLSVQLTPPYSLFRSGWNPDSVSVSDRYRWVEYHKWRFDGDWYLNLAGKLVLAFNAKIGLLGYYNKDLKAPPFERFVVGGDGLNNQTFTVTGRDIFSLRGYEVEEVKAKTVDEYNFKDLTEDATMFSKFTMELRYPLSLNPSATMYASLWAQGGNSWNSFREFNPFQLKRSVGAGIRIFLPMFGLLGFDYGIGFDKPWLDAKTTSWKDYAKFSIILGFEPE encoded by the coding sequence ATGATCCGATCCATTATTTTATCAATTCTTTGCTTAGCTATTTCAAACCTTTTGTTTGCACAGGAACAAGTATTTGTACCTTATGATGCAAAGGTTTACGAGATTACAAGCATCCGGGTTTCCGGAAATGAATTCAGCGATGGGAATGCGATCATCAACATCTCCGGATTAAAGAACGGGCAAAAGATATCAGTGCCGGGGCCGGAAATTCCAAATGCAATTAAAGCCATATTTAAGCAAAGGTTGTTTACGCAGATTGACATCCGTCTCGAGGATCTGACAGGTCAACAAGCTGCTTTGCATATTATGGTCACTGAAAAACCAAGATATTCTTCCCATTCTTTTAAAGGTGTCAAAAAATCAGCACACGACGATTTAAATATCATTGTCTCCAATCACCTTCCTAAAAATGCAGTCTTTACCGAGGAACTCAAACTGGCCTTATCGGAAAGCCTGGAAAAATTTTACATTGAAAAAGGTTTTTTCGATGTAAAGGTTGGTATATTGGAAATACCGGATGAAAAAAAGACCAATGCGGTAAAACTTGTCATCGACATTCAAAAAGGGGAACGGGTGAAAATTGACGATATTACTTTTTCAGGAAATAAAGAAGTTTCTTCACGTAAACTCCGCAAACAACTGAAAGAAACCAAACGCAAAGGCAGAATTTTTTCCAAATCGAAGTTTGAAGAAGAAAAATACAAAGAAGATCTGGAGCTTCTCATCGCTTACTACAATAAAGAAGGCTACAGGAATGCAAGTTTATTAGGAGATACCATATGGCGTGATGAAAAAGGCAGGTTGCGCATTCATATTGATTTATACGAGGGAAAGAGATTTTATTTCCGCAATATTTACATCAAGGGCAATTCCCTTTATACCGAACAGCATATTAAAAATGTGCTTGGTATTCAAAAAGGGGATGTCTACAATCAGGAATTGCTGCAAAAGCGTTTGAGTTTTTCAGATGACGGGCGTGATGTAAGTAGTTTGTATATGGATGAAGGCCATTTGTTTTTCAGAGCAGAACCCATTGAAACCGGCATAGAAAATGATTCAGTTGATATCACCATTCGAATCACAGAAGGTCCCCCGGCGACTATTGACCGCGTTGTGGTCAAGGGAAACGATCGCACCAATGAACATGTGATTCGCCGGGAACTGAGAACACGTCCTGGCCAGAAATTCAGCAGATCGGATATCATCCGTTCGCAAAGAGCCATCATGGCCCTCGGATACTTCAATCCGGAAACGATGGACATCGGGACTCCGGTCAATCCGAGAAGAGGAACAGTTGACATCGAATACCAGGTGGAAGAGCGTCCATCGGATCAGCTCGAATTATCAGCCGGTTGGAGTGCATTCGGATTGATTGGTACTTTGGGTGTGGTGTTCAATAATTTTTCAACAAGAAACATTTTCAAAAAATCAAGCTGGAGTCCGTTGCCCCAGGGAGACGGGCAAAAACTTTCTTTACGCGCACAAACCAACGGTCGATATTATCAGTCTTATAATTTTTCTTTTACCGAACCCTGGCTGGGAGGAAAACGGCCGACATCTTTTACCCTGGGAGGTATCTTTAGTCGCACCGATAATTCTGCATTTTCATCCTCTTTGGATGGTGGACTGAGTATTTTCCGGCTTTCAGGAGCTTTGGGTACGCAATTAAAATGGCCTGACGATAACTTCGCAGTAAGCACCGGACTCAATCTGGAGCGAATCCGTCTCGACAATTATACCGGATTCAGAGCCGGATCTGCCATTGTCAATAATGGCGATTTTTATAATATTTCCTTAAAAACTACCTTTATACGGAGCACAGTTTCTGATCCGCTTTTTCCAAGATCAGGTTCTCGTTTATCTCTCTCTGTACAGCTGACTCCTCCATATTCTTTGTTCAGAAGTGGATGGAATCCCGATTCAGTAAGTGTTAGTGACCGCTACCGTTGGGTTGAATATCACAAATGGAGATTTGATGGCGACTGGTATCTGAATCTTGCCGGCAAACTGGTACTCGCTTTCAATGCAAAAATCGGATTATTGGGTTATTACAACAAGGACCTCAAAGCACCACCTTTTGAAAGATTTGTCGTAGGTGGTGACGGACTGAACAATCAAACATTTACAGTCACCGGGCGCGATATTTTTTCTTTGAGGGGGTACGAAGTTGAAGAAGTAAAAGCCAAAACCGTCGATGAATATAATTTCAAAGACCTCACCGAAGATGCCACGATGTTCAGTAAGTTTACGATGGAACTTCGATATCCTTTATCGCTTAACCCAAGTGCAACGATGTATGCATCTCTTTGGGCACAGGGCGGCAACTCCTGGAATTCTTTCCGCGAGTTCAATCCATTCCAACTCAAGCGTTCAGTAGGTGCGGGTATCCGTATCTTTTTACCGATGTTTGGATTACTCGGATTCGATTATGGAATCGGATTCGACAAACCCTGGCTGGATGCCAAAACGACGAGCTGGAAGGATTATGCGAAATTCAGCATTATCCTGGGATTTGAGCCGGAGTAG
- the ligA gene encoding NAD-dependent DNA ligase LigA — MKYSAAEIKEFNQQTREFLQHSAITSRNSVEQLRELIRFHEWQYYAQDNPLISDFEYDQLYKLLEHVESEHPEWYDADSPTQRVSSDLTEQFETVVHLTPMLSLENSYKLEDLEAFDARVRKLCELGDQEPLEYFAEPKFDGGSIALVYENDSLVRAATRGDGAQGDEITRNARTVKSIPLKAAFSKFGLHRVELRGEAVMSHKKFAQINQQRESDGLSLLANPRNAATGVLRVKDPSETATRGLDAFIFQLSYAEDKDGNPAMNKRASHAEWMQLLDQLGFKVALGGRKICKNIYEVEAFVQQWAERRDHYTYDIDGVVVKINDLSLQERCGFTSHHPRWAVAYKFQAKQATSILRDVEFQVGKIGSITPVAKIEPVQLAGVTVSSVSLHNEDFIRQRDIHYGDQVLVERAGDVIPYIVKAFPELRTGKETPIHFPKNCPVCDTALVREEDEAAWRCPNFQCEAQKVQRLIHHVSKDAMDIDGLGKSLVERFYELGWLNDMSDIYDLDYDAISQLEGMGEKSATKLRKSIEAAKDRPLYRLLHGLCIHHLGKKVSKLIAEHLSYLPDLKNWELERFTSIKDVGPVVGQNVIQFFQDPENLRMIARMEQLGVNMKQTDEDRPRAKVENAVLSGKTILFTGTLKQLGRKEAQELAEKNGAKLLSAVSANLNILVVGEDAGSKLAKAQKLGTVEIWSEEDFLSKIQA; from the coding sequence ATGAAATACAGTGCTGCCGAAATCAAGGAATTCAACCAACAGACCCGCGAATTTTTGCAGCATTCAGCCATTACCAGCCGGAATTCTGTGGAGCAATTGCGGGAACTGATCCGCTTTCACGAATGGCAGTATTACGCACAGGACAATCCGCTCATCAGCGATTTTGAATACGACCAGTTGTATAAATTGCTGGAACATGTGGAATCCGAACATCCGGAATGGTACGATGCTGATTCTCCCACACAACGGGTATCCAGCGATCTCACCGAGCAATTTGAAACGGTCGTGCACCTGACTCCCATGCTTTCGCTCGAAAATTCTTACAAATTGGAAGACCTGGAGGCTTTTGATGCCCGGGTTCGGAAACTTTGCGAACTGGGTGATCAGGAACCTCTTGAATATTTTGCAGAACCCAAATTTGATGGCGGTAGCATTGCCCTGGTTTATGAAAACGACAGTCTGGTGCGGGCCGCCACGCGGGGCGATGGAGCTCAGGGCGACGAAATCACCCGAAATGCACGGACGGTAAAGTCCATTCCGCTGAAAGCCGCATTTTCCAAATTTGGTCTTCACAGGGTCGAACTGAGGGGAGAAGCGGTGATGAGCCATAAAAAATTTGCGCAGATCAACCAGCAAAGAGAATCCGATGGACTGAGTTTGCTGGCGAATCCACGGAATGCAGCTACCGGAGTCCTTCGCGTGAAAGATCCTTCCGAAACGGCAACGCGCGGACTGGATGCCTTCATTTTTCAGCTGTCCTATGCTGAAGACAAGGATGGAAACCCCGCCATGAATAAAAGAGCTTCGCATGCTGAATGGATGCAATTGCTGGATCAGCTGGGTTTTAAGGTGGCTTTGGGCGGCCGGAAAATTTGCAAAAACATCTACGAAGTGGAAGCCTTCGTTCAGCAATGGGCGGAACGAAGGGATCACTATACCTACGATATAGACGGGGTTGTGGTAAAGATCAATGATCTGTCCTTGCAGGAACGCTGCGGTTTTACCTCACACCACCCGCGCTGGGCAGTCGCCTATAAATTCCAAGCCAAACAAGCCACTTCTATCCTGAGGGATGTGGAATTTCAGGTTGGTAAAATTGGGTCCATTACCCCCGTTGCGAAAATTGAACCCGTACAATTGGCAGGAGTGACGGTGAGTTCTGTGTCTTTGCACAATGAGGATTTTATACGGCAAAGGGATATCCATTATGGCGATCAGGTTTTGGTAGAACGAGCCGGTGACGTCATCCCTTATATCGTTAAAGCTTTTCCCGAATTGCGGACCGGGAAAGAAACGCCCATCCATTTTCCGAAAAATTGTCCGGTTTGCGATACAGCTCTGGTTCGAGAAGAGGACGAAGCCGCCTGGCGTTGTCCGAATTTTCAGTGCGAAGCGCAAAAAGTACAGCGCTTGATCCATCACGTCTCCAAAGACGCCATGGATATCGACGGACTGGGAAAATCTTTGGTTGAAAGATTTTATGAATTGGGCTGGCTGAATGATATGTCCGATATCTACGATCTAGACTATGATGCGATATCCCAATTGGAGGGAATGGGCGAAAAATCAGCAACAAAACTCAGGAAATCCATTGAAGCCGCAAAAGATCGTCCTCTGTATCGCCTGTTACACGGCCTGTGTATCCATCATCTGGGCAAAAAAGTCTCAAAACTTATCGCCGAACATCTCAGCTACCTTCCCGATTTAAAAAATTGGGAACTCGAGCGCTTCACTTCGATTAAGGACGTAGGCCCGGTGGTGGGACAAAATGTAATCCAGTTTTTTCAGGATCCCGAAAACCTAAGAATGATCGCCAGAATGGAGCAATTGGGGGTCAATATGAAACAAACAGATGAGGACAGACCTAGGGCAAAGGTCGAAAATGCTGTTTTGTCGGGCAAAACCATATTATTTACAGGCACTTTGAAGCAATTGGGAAGAAAAGAAGCTCAGGAACTGGCCGAAAAAAACGGTGCAAAACTGCTTTCAGCCGTATCCGCTAATCTGAATATACTCGTGGTGGGTGAGGACGCCGGATCCAAATTGGCAAAAGCTCAAAAATTGGGGACGGTTGAAATTTGGTCAGAAGAGGACTTCCTTTCCAAAATTCAGGCATAA
- a CDS encoding T9SS type A sorting domain-containing protein: MKKILSFLFISSLCIFQITAQNAFWKPITSNLAPRNGSDWNKISNLSYFQLDREAYARHLINLSNSAGQSEFELELPMPGGVWKTFKVKESPVMEAELAAKFPEIKTYAGHHGELYMRLSISPYSFQVYILTPEGDVVIDAPDRKRDVYAMFRGSDIQFDEAFNLSCGTKDLDALDKSEEHTHEKTLQPRSPQGAPVNLRTYRLALACTAEWALDGGRGGGSVQTALDKMVASLSYINAVYEKDVAVHMNLVANNDKLIFLDPVSDPYGNPTSGGSTLGQNTDVITGIIGRAAYDIGHVFTNTCTDVGGVAFLASVCNANKGGGVTCWYNTDIAYVTQRIACHEMGHQFSASHTFSNCNGNESATSYEPGSGTSIMSYSGLCGAGLNVETGNLPHPNYFHTNSVERIYNYTRTGDGSRCGVQTTTNNSFPDAEISFPSGLYIPIRTPIWLKGSATDMENDNLTYNWEQYDAAGYGPVLGEPLLDEEGPLFKSVFPGTSPNRIIPIWNTILTKKNFERTEVLPTVNRKITFRFNVRDNHAGAGATTTKQTFFYAIDSAGPFQLTFPNVDTKDTLYSGGCNLIRWDVANTNKSPVNCKKVNIYLMPNRTNPNVMVPLLMGTENDGDAIVDIPDTYVGMIRSRIVIEAADNIFLDASDSDIRILSNANRNGVLFGVAPSDFVFCIPNSIDLDIQACTFGSASGNLRLLLGNGLPDGAVYQFENDQLPGSGSTKLKLDFTNVEASGIYRVEVLAITDAGDTLREWIDMDLVNVNFTDLKTIYPASGLAGLPQSVEFKWTAARNALSYRLEIATSPSFGSSLVYSLDGIKDTVITPIVFLNESTLYYWRIIPVNRCGLGSPSVPSPFQTVNKKCELTDYPGNVLVRSANKTGYMPVPIRGSGIISDVNVNDVYANAIGVNSITLTLVSPQGTRVKLFDRNCGVTDLFDCSFDDEGLLNIMNGCPPAQKKIIKPLESLSKFNGEDQAGDWTLEVVTDRFLSGQANFYGFKLDICSEIKVNNPFLITNLGLQMNQGELRNIGQDKLESADVDNTAAELIYTIVVIPQRGDLMLNGVKLDYGSKFSQKDINDGRLSYKHTGGPMETDGFLFLVEDGVGGWFGTDFFKIQIGPVDTRQEDEFEFNVFPNPAKNKVQLTFSETLEKDAQLSVFDLNGRVCMKQGLPSRRAELIDIANLENGIYVFQIRSGKQFKTVKLVVQR, translated from the coding sequence ATGAAAAAAATACTAAGTTTTCTCTTTATTAGCAGTCTCTGCATTTTCCAGATTACGGCTCAGAATGCTTTCTGGAAACCCATAACAAGCAACCTGGCTCCCAGAAACGGTAGCGATTGGAATAAAATCAGCAATTTGAGTTATTTCCAATTGGATCGCGAAGCGTATGCCCGGCATCTCATCAATCTTTCTAATTCAGCCGGTCAAAGCGAATTTGAACTGGAGTTGCCGATGCCCGGAGGAGTTTGGAAGACTTTTAAGGTCAAAGAGTCGCCCGTCATGGAAGCAGAACTGGCTGCCAAATTTCCCGAAATTAAAACCTATGCGGGGCATCACGGCGAATTGTACATGAGGTTGTCCATATCACCCTACAGTTTCCAGGTGTACATCCTGACCCCAGAAGGAGATGTGGTCATCGATGCACCCGATAGAAAGCGCGATGTTTATGCCATGTTCAGGGGATCTGACATTCAGTTTGACGAAGCTTTCAATCTGAGTTGTGGTACAAAAGATCTGGATGCGCTTGATAAATCGGAAGAACACACACATGAAAAAACCTTGCAACCGAGAAGTCCGCAGGGCGCACCGGTCAATTTGAGAACCTATAGACTGGCCCTGGCTTGCACTGCAGAATGGGCATTGGATGGAGGCCGTGGTGGTGGAAGCGTCCAGACTGCACTTGATAAAATGGTGGCATCCTTGTCTTACATCAATGCGGTTTATGAAAAAGACGTAGCCGTACACATGAACCTCGTTGCCAACAACGATAAACTGATTTTCCTTGATCCCGTTTCAGATCCTTACGGAAACCCAACTTCCGGAGGTTCCACTTTGGGACAGAATACAGATGTCATTACCGGGATCATTGGGCGGGCGGCTTATGATATTGGCCATGTATTTACAAATACCTGTACAGATGTGGGCGGAGTTGCTTTTTTGGCTTCTGTATGCAATGCCAATAAAGGTGGAGGAGTAACCTGCTGGTATAATACGGATATTGCCTACGTGACTCAAAGAATTGCATGCCATGAAATGGGACACCAATTCAGCGCATCTCATACATTTTCCAATTGCAATGGCAATGAATCTGCGACTTCCTATGAACCAGGAAGTGGAACGAGTATCATGTCTTACAGTGGACTATGTGGAGCAGGATTAAATGTGGAAACCGGAAATTTGCCACATCCCAATTATTTTCATACCAATTCAGTTGAGAGAATTTACAACTATACGAGAACCGGAGATGGAAGCCGGTGTGGAGTGCAGACTACAACCAACAATAGTTTTCCCGATGCGGAGATTTCATTTCCCTCAGGTCTTTATATCCCTATTCGTACACCGATCTGGTTGAAAGGCAGTGCAACGGATATGGAAAATGACAATCTGACCTATAACTGGGAACAATACGATGCCGCAGGATATGGACCTGTTCTCGGAGAACCATTGCTCGATGAAGAAGGGCCTTTATTTAAATCGGTATTTCCTGGCACCAGCCCAAATCGGATCATTCCAATCTGGAATACCATACTTACAAAAAAGAATTTCGAACGCACAGAAGTCCTGCCTACCGTAAATCGTAAAATAACCTTCCGGTTTAATGTTCGCGATAATCATGCGGGTGCGGGAGCTACTACCACTAAGCAGACTTTTTTCTATGCCATCGATTCTGCCGGTCCGTTCCAGCTTACTTTTCCGAATGTAGATACAAAAGACACCTTGTACAGTGGTGGATGTAATCTCATCCGTTGGGATGTTGCCAATACTAACAAATCTCCGGTCAATTGCAAGAAAGTGAATATATATCTGATGCCCAATCGTACCAATCCCAATGTGATGGTTCCATTATTGATGGGTACTGAAAACGATGGAGATGCGATTGTGGATATTCCCGATACTTATGTGGGGATGATCCGGTCCAGAATCGTTATCGAAGCCGCAGATAATATATTCCTGGACGCCTCCGATAGCGATATCCGGATTTTATCCAATGCCAATCGGAATGGTGTGTTGTTTGGTGTTGCGCCTTCAGATTTTGTGTTTTGCATACCCAATTCTATTGATCTTGACATTCAGGCTTGTACGTTTGGTTCAGCCAGTGGAAATTTAAGACTTTTACTTGGAAACGGTTTGCCTGATGGCGCAGTTTATCAATTTGAAAACGACCAATTGCCGGGTTCGGGAAGCACAAAATTAAAATTGGATTTTACGAATGTAGAAGCGAGTGGGATCTATAGAGTAGAAGTGCTTGCAATAACAGATGCGGGCGACACCTTGAGAGAGTGGATAGATATGGATCTGGTTAATGTAAATTTTACAGATTTGAAGACGATTTATCCAGCCAGTGGACTTGCCGGCCTGCCTCAATCTGTCGAGTTTAAATGGACTGCAGCCAGAAATGCCTTAAGTTACAGACTGGAAATTGCAACGTCTCCATCATTTGGTTCATCGCTTGTATATAGTTTGGATGGCATCAAAGACACAGTGATCACTCCTATTGTATTTTTGAACGAAAGCACCTTGTATTACTGGAGGATCATTCCTGTAAACCGTTGTGGTTTGGGTTCTCCCAGTGTGCCTTCTCCATTTCAGACCGTCAATAAAAAATGCGAATTGACCGATTATCCCGGAAACGTGTTGGTGCGAAGTGCCAATAAAACAGGATATATGCCCGTACCGATAAGAGGCTCGGGAATTATCAGCGATGTCAATGTCAATGACGTGTATGCCAACGCCATCGGCGTCAACAGCATCACCCTAACACTTGTTAGTCCGCAGGGAACCCGCGTCAAATTATTTGACAGAAATTGCGGGGTTACCGATTTGTTTGATTGTTCATTTGACGATGAAGGGCTTTTAAATATCATGAACGGTTGTCCGCCAGCCCAGAAAAAAATCATCAAACCATTGGAATCCTTGTCGAAGTTCAATGGCGAAGACCAAGCAGGTGACTGGACTTTGGAAGTGGTGACTGACCGATTTCTCAGTGGCCAGGCGAATTTTTACGGATTTAAATTAGACATTTGTTCAGAGATCAAAGTCAACAATCCATTTTTAATTACGAATCTTGGCCTTCAGATGAACCAAGGCGAACTGCGCAATATAGGGCAGGATAAATTGGAATCAGCGGATGTGGATAACACAGCGGCAGAATTGATCTATACCATTGTGGTGATTCCGCAGAGAGGTGATCTCATGCTGAACGGAGTGAAACTGGATTACGGATCAAAATTTTCGCAAAAGGATATTAATGATGGCAGATTGAGTTATAAACATACCGGTGGCCCGATGGAAACAGACGGATTTTTATTCCTCGTGGAAGACGGTGTCGGTGGTTGGTTTGGTACTGATTTTTTCAAAATTCAGATCGGGCCTGTAGATACCCGTCAGGAAGATGAATTTGAGTTTAACGTATTTCCAAATCCGGCAAAAAATAAAGTACAACTTACTTTTTCAGAAACACTTGAAAAGGATGCGCAACTCAGCGTTTTCGATCTCAACGGCAGGGTTTGTATGAAACAAGGACTTCCTTCGAGAAGAGCAGAGCTTATCGATATTGCCAATTTGGAAAATGGAATTTACGTATTTCAGATCAGATCTGGAAAACAATTTAAGACTGTGAAGCTGGTTGTTCAGCGTTGA
- a CDS encoding MATE family efflux transporter, which yields MSVWSRLKEIFVLFKLSLKGEHIDYTQGSIPRAVFLLAVPMILELSLESVFAIVDIFFVSKLGAAAIATVGLTESVITIIYSVAIGLSTAATAIVARRIGEKDPIRAAEAGAQALWIAMAVSVVLCIAGAYFAGDILKLMGASEEVVETGTPFARIMLGTSFVIMLLFLINGIFRGAGDAAMAMKSLWLASLINIILCPLFIEWFGLKGAAIATVVGRTAGVVYQCYHLFRGDGILKFIPSYFKINLELIRSLVHIAWPATFQFIIASGSWIVMAKLVAETGGTDASAGYQITIRNIVFFILPAWGLSNAAATLVGQNLGAGHPERAEKSVWLTAKYNAVFMALVTLLFMIFPELIISIYTRDPEVVHYAVQSLRIIGSAYIFYGVGMVMIQALNGAGDTRTPSWINFICFWLFQIPLAYFLANGMDLKATGSFLAIPIAETVIAIVAWYYFKLGKWKKVVV from the coding sequence ATGTCGGTGTGGAGTAGACTCAAGGAAATTTTTGTTTTATTTAAACTTTCATTAAAGGGAGAACATATCGATTACACCCAGGGTAGTATTCCCAGGGCTGTATTTCTCTTGGCGGTTCCCATGATTCTGGAGTTGAGTCTGGAAAGTGTATTTGCCATTGTCGATATTTTTTTTGTAAGCAAGTTAGGTGCAGCAGCCATCGCAACGGTGGGTTTGACGGAGTCAGTGATCACGATTATTTATTCGGTGGCCATTGGATTGAGTACTGCAGCTACTGCGATCGTAGCCAGGCGCATTGGCGAAAAAGATCCCATCCGAGCTGCGGAGGCCGGGGCCCAGGCATTGTGGATCGCTATGGCCGTGAGCGTGGTGCTCTGTATTGCCGGAGCATATTTTGCAGGAGACATATTGAAGCTGATGGGAGCCAGCGAAGAAGTTGTCGAGACCGGGACTCCATTTGCACGCATCATGTTGGGTACCAGTTTTGTCATCATGTTGTTGTTTTTGATCAATGGAATCTTCAGGGGCGCGGGTGATGCGGCGATGGCGATGAAAAGTCTCTGGTTGGCGAGTCTCATCAATATTATTTTATGTCCATTGTTTATCGAATGGTTTGGATTGAAGGGTGCAGCGATCGCCACGGTCGTAGGACGCACAGCAGGAGTGGTTTACCAGTGTTATCATTTGTTCAGAGGGGACGGCATCTTAAAATTTATTCCATCTTATTTTAAGATCAATTTAGAATTGATCAGGTCGCTGGTCCATATTGCATGGCCTGCGACTTTTCAATTTATCATTGCGAGTGGCAGTTGGATTGTAATGGCTAAACTGGTTGCTGAGACGGGAGGGACCGATGCATCGGCAGGTTATCAGATCACCATTCGGAATATTGTATTTTTTATTTTACCGGCCTGGGGATTAAGTAATGCAGCAGCCACTTTGGTTGGACAAAATCTTGGTGCCGGGCATCCCGAGCGCGCTGAGAAGAGTGTATGGCTGACCGCCAAATACAATGCTGTATTTATGGCCTTAGTGACATTGTTGTTTATGATTTTTCCCGAATTGATTATTTCAATATACACCCGCGATCCGGAGGTCGTGCACTATGCAGTCCAATCATTGCGAATCATCGGATCGGCTTATATTTTTTACGGAGTTGGAATGGTGATGATTCAGGCTTTAAATGGAGCCGGGGATACCCGAACCCCGAGCTGGATCAATTTTATTTGTTTTTGGTTGTTTCAGATTCCGCTTGCTTATTTTCTGGCGAATGGAATGGACCTGAAAGCAACAGGTTCTTTTCTGGCCATTCCTATAGCTGAAACGGTGATTGCCATTGTGGCCTGGTACTATTTTAAATTGGGCAAATGGAAGAAGGTAGTGGTGTAA